The following are from one region of the Streptomyces changanensis genome:
- a CDS encoding DUF6083 domain-containing protein encodes MGDVEEQGAGGVAGCGPDAYRAVPPRGSGPWEGEDRAQAVREGAVAAPPPAPPVCDRCGARGDRRGTYYEAYVLLEPEVRAPAEGVPPWRRWYVDAGGRAWNGGSGPPRPGTLCRIPHTLVCRAGGPPEVAGRPCGVAGRDGGAEPGG; translated from the coding sequence GTGGGGGACGTGGAGGAGCAGGGGGCCGGCGGGGTGGCGGGCTGCGGCCCGGACGCGTACCGGGCGGTCCCGCCGCGCGGGTCGGGGCCGTGGGAGGGCGAGGACCGGGCACAGGCGGTACGGGAGGGGGCCGTGGCGGCGCCGCCTCCCGCGCCACCGGTGTGCGACCGGTGCGGGGCTCGGGGCGACCGCCGCGGCACGTACTACGAGGCGTACGTGTTGCTGGAGCCGGAGGTGCGGGCCCCCGCGGAGGGCGTTCCGCCGTGGCGGCGCTGGTACGTCGACGCGGGCGGCCGCGCCTGGAACGGTGGCAGCGGCCCGCCGCGGCCCGGGACGCTGTGCCGGATCCCGCACACCCTGGTGTGCCGCGCGGGCGGCCCACCCGAGGTGGCGGGGCGTCCGTGCGGGGTGGCGGGGCGCGACGGCGGGGCGGAGCCGGGCGGGTGA
- a CDS encoding DUF5997 family protein has translation MTSHRTTQTMKPATAAKKLGVHLEATPAEFQEGSVSRDELNALQTDPPEWLRELRRNGPHPRPVVAARLGVSISGLARGGVTEALTTEQIEALRDENPEWLQKERATQAEVRKEAERLKEKRAKEAAADS, from the coding sequence ATGACGTCGCACCGCACCACCCAGACGATGAAGCCCGCCACGGCGGCCAAGAAGCTGGGTGTCCACCTCGAGGCCACCCCCGCAGAGTTCCAGGAGGGCTCCGTCTCGCGCGACGAGCTGAACGCCCTGCAGACAGATCCGCCGGAGTGGCTGCGCGAGCTGCGGCGCAACGGCCCGCACCCCCGGCCGGTCGTCGCGGCCCGCCTGGGCGTCTCCATCTCGGGCCTCGCCCGTGGAGGCGTCACCGAGGCGCTCACCACCGAGCAGATCGAGGCGCTGCGGGACGAGAACCCCGAGTGGCTCCAGAAGGAGCGCGCCACGCAGGCCGAGGTGCGCAAGGAGGCCGAGCGCCTCAAGGAGAAGCGCGCCAAGGAGGCCGCGGCGGACTCCTGA
- a CDS encoding LysR family substrate-binding domain-containing protein, protein MTGSEAPSSFRLAYVPGVTPAKWVRIWRERLPDVPLELVAVSAAEAPEALRRGDADAGFVRLPVDRTDLSAIPLYTETTVVVIPKDHLFAAVDEVSAEDLAEEIVFHPLDDTLEWERPPGLPAFERPATTGDAVELVAAGVGLLVVPQSLARLHHRRDLTYRPLTDVPQSRVALSWPEERTTDRVEDFIGIVRGRTVNSTRGRRPDAAEEPRKAAPRSGGTAGAGGGQRRGGGGGKPAAKGARRGAGAPQGARRGKPRRRS, encoded by the coding sequence GTGACAGGCTCGGAAGCACCCTCCTCGTTCAGGCTCGCGTACGTCCCGGGTGTGACACCCGCGAAGTGGGTGCGGATCTGGCGGGAGCGGCTGCCGGACGTGCCGCTGGAGCTCGTCGCGGTGTCCGCCGCGGAGGCGCCCGAGGCGCTGCGCCGCGGTGACGCGGACGCCGGCTTCGTACGGCTGCCGGTGGACCGGACGGACCTGAGCGCCATCCCGCTCTACACCGAGACGACGGTCGTCGTCATTCCGAAGGACCACCTCTTCGCGGCGGTCGACGAGGTGTCCGCCGAGGACCTCGCCGAGGAGATCGTCTTCCACCCGCTCGACGACACCCTGGAGTGGGAGCGGCCCCCGGGCCTCCCCGCCTTCGAGCGCCCCGCCACGACGGGGGACGCGGTGGAGCTGGTGGCGGCGGGGGTGGGGCTGCTCGTCGTCCCGCAGTCGCTGGCCCGGCTGCACCACCGCCGGGACCTCACGTACCGGCCGCTCACCGACGTGCCGCAGTCGCGGGTCGCGCTCTCGTGGCCGGAGGAGCGGACGACGGACCGGGTCGAGGACTTCATCGGGATCGTCCGGGGGCGGACCGTCAACAGCACGCGCGGCCGCCGGCCCGACGCGGCGGAGGAGCCGAGGAAGGCCGCGCCGCGTTCCGGCGGGACGGCCGGAGCCGGCGGCGGACAGCGGCGCGGGGGCGGGGGCGGCAAGCCCGCCGCCAAGGGCGCGCGGCGCGGTGCCGGTGCGCCGCAGGGAGCCCGCCGCGGAAAGCCCCGCCGGCGGTCCTGA
- a CDS encoding DUF72 domain-containing protein: protein MRLLVGTSGWQYKDWRDVLYPEGTPQRLWLEAYAAAFATVEVNNAFYRLPSYATFEAWRERTPPDFVVAVKASRFLTHVKRLREPEEPVRRLLTHAAGLGDRLGPVLLQLPPTLRADAALLDACLGCFPPGVRVAVEPRHPSWWTPGVRGVLEARGAALCWADVRARPVTPLWRTADWGYVRFHVGRARSWPRYGRRSLETWARRVAETWTGEGEVYAYFNNDPNGAAVRDAVVFARAAVAAGLTVTRTPPRLPSAAPADG from the coding sequence ATGAGGCTTCTCGTCGGCACGTCGGGGTGGCAGTACAAGGACTGGCGCGACGTGCTGTACCCGGAGGGGACGCCCCAGCGGCTCTGGCTGGAGGCGTACGCCGCCGCCTTCGCCACGGTGGAGGTCAACAACGCCTTCTACCGGCTGCCGTCGTACGCCACGTTCGAGGCGTGGCGGGAACGCACGCCCCCGGACTTCGTGGTGGCGGTCAAGGCGAGCCGGTTCCTCACCCACGTCAAGCGGCTGCGGGAGCCGGAGGAGCCGGTGCGGCGGCTGCTGACCCACGCGGCCGGGCTCGGCGACCGGCTGGGGCCGGTCCTGCTCCAGCTCCCGCCGACGCTGAGAGCCGACGCGGCGCTGCTCGACGCCTGCCTGGGGTGCTTCCCGCCGGGTGTGCGGGTCGCGGTCGAGCCGCGCCACCCGTCGTGGTGGACGCCCGGGGTGCGCGGCGTGCTGGAGGCGCGGGGCGCCGCGCTGTGCTGGGCGGACGTACGGGCCCGGCCGGTGACGCCACTGTGGCGGACGGCGGACTGGGGGTACGTGCGCTTCCACGTGGGCCGGGCCCGGTCGTGGCCGCGCTACGGCCGGCGCTCGCTGGAGACGTGGGCGCGGCGCGTCGCGGAGACGTGGACCGGTGAGGGCGAGGTGTACGCCTACTTCAACAACGACCCGAACGGCGCGGCCGTCCGGGACGCCGTGGTGTTCGCCCGCGCCGCCGTGGCCGCCGGGCTGACCGTGACGCGCACGCCGCCCCGGCTGCCGTCGGCCGCGCCCGCCGACGGGTAG
- a CDS encoding RICIN domain-containing protein: MARPPAPVRLYTCNRTGAQHWSYDAATHDLVVTAADKCPDVKDRSAADGARTRIRSCTGGAHRKWILASP; this comes from the coding sequence CTGGCACGGCCGCCCGCGCCGGTCCGGCTGTACACCTGCAACAGGACCGGGGCGCAGCACTGGTCCTACGACGCCGCCACCCACGACCTGGTCGTCACGGCGGCCGACAAGTGCCCGGACGTGAAGGACCGGTCGGCGGCGGACGGGGCACGGACACGGATCCGGAGCTGCACGGGAGGCGCCCACCGGAAGTGGATCCTCGCCTCCCCCTGA
- a CDS encoding glycoside hydrolase family 3 protein: protein MPVRRHRGRARTAVLAATAVLAGLLAGAPPSTAADEAPPPVPVDRFEGEVPFADPPADGIFTWGSDADDRPALTLAARTDAPEGDKVLEGRYDISGWGGFSHEFATNRPAHDWSAHKGVRFWWYGQNTAPLPPGSGPRVHFEIKDGGTSGGTSELWTTSFTDDWQGWHLVEIPFADFQYRADYQPVGGIDQVLGLKEMWGYAFTLPTGAPGSFAVDGVELYGKADPALSARVVTDTVVHPVDEGGTARVRISVATTGSGPLPEPVTVAYTTEGGTARPGEDFTPVSGTVTFPAGAPSGTSRSVAVPTRRDGRAEAAETVPLKLTVTGARAPAEDPRVVVNAHGLPYLDPRLPVDRRVADLLSRMTPAEKAGQMTQAERNALRSPGDIASHALGSLLSGGGSVPTPNTPEAWARMVDAYQLRAQETRLQIPLIYGVDAVHGHNNVVGATIMPHNIGIGAARDPDLARRTGAVTAKEVRATGVPWDFAPCLCVTRDERWGRSYEAFGEDPALVTAMATVIEGMQGAPSGRDLDRNDKVLASAKHFVGDGGTEFGSSTTGSYTIDQGVTRVTRQELEAVHLAPFAEAVKRGTGTVMPSYSSLDIIGDDAGPVKMHADAAMINGVLKGRMGFDGFVVSDWQAIDQIPGDYPSDVRTSVNAGLDMIMVPTAYQEFTRVLRAEVAAGRISPARVDDAVKRILTQKFRLGLFEQPYADTTHLDRVGSAAHRAVAREAVAKSQVLLKNDGAVLPLRRSQKVYVAGSNADDLGNQAGGWTISWQGASGRTTTGTTILEGMRRAAPDAALTYSKDASAPTAGHDVGVVVVGETPYAEGVGDVGNGHDLELSDADKAAVDRVCAAMRCAVLVVSGRPQLVGDRLGAVDALVASWLPGTEGDGVADVLYGTRPFTGRLPVTWPKSVEQLPVNVGDAVYDPQFPYGWGLTTLAKPSPGGERTLKAVSLAVRALEAAGRGDSPAAAELVGRARLIVQAEIGAGVSAASAKPFAEAEHLLLSGKPSAAMARLTTACRAA, encoded by the coding sequence ATGCCCGTACGACGCCACCGTGGGAGAGCACGGACGGCGGTGCTCGCGGCCACCGCGGTCCTCGCCGGCCTCCTCGCCGGCGCGCCCCCCAGCACCGCCGCGGACGAGGCGCCGCCGCCCGTCCCCGTGGACCGGTTCGAGGGGGAGGTGCCCTTCGCCGACCCGCCCGCCGACGGGATCTTCACATGGGGCAGCGACGCCGACGACCGGCCGGCGCTGACCCTGGCGGCGCGCACCGACGCTCCCGAGGGCGACAAGGTCCTCGAAGGGCGCTACGACATCAGCGGCTGGGGCGGCTTCAGCCATGAGTTCGCCACCAACCGGCCCGCCCACGACTGGAGCGCCCACAAGGGCGTGCGCTTCTGGTGGTACGGGCAGAACACCGCGCCCCTGCCGCCCGGTTCGGGCCCGCGCGTCCACTTCGAGATCAAGGACGGCGGCACCAGCGGCGGGACGTCCGAGCTGTGGACGACGTCCTTCACGGACGACTGGCAGGGGTGGCACCTGGTCGAGATCCCGTTTGCCGACTTCCAGTACCGCGCGGACTACCAGCCCGTCGGCGGCATCGACCAGGTCCTCGGCCTGAAGGAGATGTGGGGCTACGCCTTCACGCTGCCCACCGGGGCACCCGGCTCCTTCGCCGTCGACGGCGTCGAGCTGTACGGGAAGGCCGACCCGGCCCTGAGCGCCAGGGTCGTCACCGACACGGTCGTCCACCCCGTCGACGAGGGCGGCACGGCCCGGGTCCGGATCTCCGTGGCCACCACCGGGTCCGGCCCGCTCCCCGAGCCGGTCACGGTCGCCTACACCACCGAGGGCGGTACCGCCCGTCCGGGTGAGGACTTCACGCCCGTGTCCGGGACGGTGACCTTCCCGGCGGGGGCCCCCTCCGGCACGTCCCGTTCGGTCGCCGTCCCCACGCGGCGCGACGGCAGGGCCGAGGCGGCCGAGACGGTCCCGCTGAAGCTGACCGTCACCGGCGCCCGGGCACCGGCCGAGGACCCGCGGGTGGTGGTGAACGCGCACGGGCTGCCCTACCTCGACCCGCGGTTGCCGGTGGACCGGCGCGTCGCCGACCTGCTCTCGCGCATGACCCCGGCCGAGAAGGCCGGCCAGATGACGCAGGCCGAACGCAACGCGCTGCGGTCCCCGGGCGACATCGCCTCCCACGCCCTCGGCTCGCTGCTGTCCGGCGGCGGCTCCGTCCCCACGCCCAACACGCCCGAGGCGTGGGCGCGGATGGTCGACGCCTACCAGCTGCGCGCCCAGGAGACCCGGCTGCAGATCCCGCTGATCTACGGCGTGGACGCCGTGCACGGCCACAACAACGTCGTCGGCGCGACGATCATGCCGCACAACATCGGGATCGGTGCCGCCCGCGACCCCGACCTGGCCCGCAGGACGGGGGCGGTCACGGCGAAGGAGGTGCGCGCCACGGGCGTGCCGTGGGACTTCGCGCCGTGCCTGTGCGTGACCCGGGACGAGCGATGGGGCCGCTCCTACGAGGCGTTCGGCGAGGACCCGGCGCTGGTCACCGCCATGGCGACCGTCATCGAGGGGATGCAGGGCGCGCCGTCCGGCCGGGACCTGGACCGCAACGACAAGGTCCTCGCGAGCGCGAAGCACTTCGTGGGCGACGGCGGCACGGAGTTCGGCTCGTCCACCACCGGCTCCTACACCATCGACCAGGGCGTCACGCGGGTCACCCGCCAGGAGTTGGAGGCCGTGCACCTCGCGCCGTTCGCCGAGGCGGTGAAGCGCGGGACGGGCACGGTCATGCCGTCGTACTCGTCGCTCGACATCATCGGGGACGACGCCGGTCCGGTGAAGATGCACGCCGACGCCGCGATGATCAACGGTGTCCTCAAGGGCCGGATGGGCTTCGACGGCTTCGTCGTCAGCGACTGGCAGGCCATCGACCAGATCCCCGGCGACTACCCGAGCGACGTCCGCACCTCGGTCAACGCGGGCCTCGACATGATCATGGTGCCCACGGCGTACCAGGAGTTCACCCGGGTCCTGCGGGCGGAGGTGGCGGCGGGACGGATCAGCCCGGCGCGCGTCGACGACGCGGTGAAGCGCATCCTCACGCAGAAGTTCCGACTCGGCCTGTTCGAGCAGCCGTACGCCGACACCACCCACCTCGACCGGGTCGGTTCGGCCGCCCACCGCGCCGTCGCGCGGGAGGCGGTGGCGAAGTCGCAGGTCCTGCTGAAGAACGACGGGGCCGTGCTGCCGCTGAGGCGGTCGCAGAAGGTCTACGTCGCCGGGTCCAACGCCGACGACCTCGGCAACCAGGCCGGCGGCTGGACGATCAGCTGGCAGGGCGCGTCGGGCCGGACCACCACCGGCACGACCATCCTGGAAGGCATGCGCAGGGCCGCCCCGGACGCCGCCCTCACCTACTCGAAGGACGCCTCGGCGCCCACGGCGGGCCACGACGTCGGTGTCGTGGTCGTCGGCGAGACCCCGTACGCGGAAGGGGTCGGCGACGTCGGCAACGGCCACGACCTGGAACTGTCCGACGCCGACAAGGCGGCCGTCGACCGGGTGTGCGCGGCGATGCGCTGCGCGGTCCTGGTGGTCTCCGGCCGGCCCCAGCTCGTCGGCGACCGGCTGGGAGCCGTCGACGCACTGGTCGCGTCGTGGCTGCCGGGGACGGAGGGCGACGGCGTCGCCGACGTCCTCTACGGCACCCGCCCGTTCACCGGGCGGCTGCCCGTGACGTGGCCGAAGTCCGTGGAGCAACTGCCGGTCAACGTCGGTGACGCGGTGTACGACCCGCAGTTCCCGTACGGCTGGGGGCTCACCACCCTCGCGAAGCCGTCGCCCGGTGGAGAACGGACGCTGAAGGCGGTGTCGTTGGCCGTCCGGGCCCTGGAGGCGGCGGGGCGGGGCGACTCGCCGGCGGCCGCGGAGCTGGTCGGCAGGGCGAGGCTGATCGTCCAGGCCGAGATCGGCGCCGGGGTGTCGGCGGCCTCCGCGAAGCCGTTCGCCGAGGCGGAGCACCTGCTGCTGAGCGGGAAGCCGTCGGCCGCGATGGCCCGGCTCACGACGGCGTGCCGGGCCGCCTGA
- a CDS encoding MFS transporter has product MDTTIVNVGLPAIGQALDIGTRGLEWTVDAYTLVLAALLISAGALADRFGRRRVFQWGLAVFGAASLACAVAPSAGALVAARALQGVGASMLSPVALAIVVNAMPDPRERARAIGVWASVFGLSMAAGPVAGGALIDAFGWRSVFWVNVPVVVVALVLSAVFVPESRAPRPRRLDLPGQVLLTVVIGASVGVLIEGPRVGWTSLPAVGAYACVVLSAVAFGVVESRRSEPLMEPALFRGPAFTGAVVGAVAVFVALNVTLLLETFHLQHARGWTPLAAGAATLPMAVGATLCAPFSGRLVGRSGPRLPLTLAAGFLTAGGLCLVGLDDDTGVALLLLANGLVGVGFGFANAPITNTAVSGLPAQRAGVAGAITSTARQFGAAVGIAVAGGLVAGVPPAGLAHASRPGWFVVAACGALLFLVARASRQAPGVTAPRDGRTRGAV; this is encoded by the coding sequence ATGGACACCACCATCGTCAACGTCGGCCTCCCCGCCATCGGGCAGGCGCTGGACATCGGCACCCGCGGCCTGGAGTGGACCGTGGACGCCTACACGCTCGTCCTGGCGGCGCTGCTGATCTCCGCCGGTGCGCTGGCAGACCGGTTCGGGCGGCGACGGGTGTTCCAGTGGGGACTGGCCGTCTTCGGCGCCGCCTCGCTGGCGTGCGCCGTCGCCCCATCGGCGGGAGCGCTCGTCGCGGCCCGCGCCCTCCAGGGGGTCGGTGCCTCGATGCTCAGCCCCGTGGCCCTGGCGATCGTGGTGAACGCGATGCCCGACCCGCGGGAACGCGCCCGGGCGATCGGCGTCTGGGCGTCGGTCTTCGGGCTGAGCATGGCCGCCGGTCCCGTCGCGGGCGGCGCCCTCATCGACGCCTTCGGCTGGCGGTCGGTGTTCTGGGTGAACGTGCCGGTCGTCGTGGTGGCCCTCGTCCTCAGCGCGGTGTTCGTCCCGGAGTCCCGGGCGCCGCGACCGCGACGGCTCGACCTCCCGGGGCAGGTCCTGCTGACGGTGGTGATCGGGGCGTCGGTCGGCGTGCTCATCGAGGGCCCGCGCGTCGGGTGGACGTCACTGCCGGCGGTCGGCGCCTATGCCTGCGTCGTGCTGAGCGCGGTGGCGTTCGGCGTGGTGGAGTCCCGCAGGAGCGAGCCGCTCATGGAGCCGGCGTTGTTCCGCGGCCCGGCCTTCACCGGCGCGGTCGTCGGCGCCGTGGCGGTCTTCGTCGCCCTCAACGTCACGCTGCTGCTGGAGACCTTCCATCTCCAGCACGCCCGTGGCTGGACGCCGCTGGCCGCCGGGGCGGCGACTCTGCCCATGGCGGTCGGCGCCACCCTGTGCGCGCCGTTCTCCGGCCGTCTGGTCGGCCGTTCGGGTCCGCGGCTCCCGCTCACCCTGGCGGCCGGCTTCCTCACCGCGGGCGGGCTCTGCCTCGTCGGGCTCGACGACGACACCGGCGTAGCACTGCTCCTGCTGGCCAACGGGCTCGTCGGCGTCGGCTTCGGCTTCGCCAACGCCCCGATCACCAACACCGCCGTGAGCGGGCTGCCCGCCCAGCGGGCGGGCGTCGCCGGGGCGATCACGTCCACCGCGCGGCAGTTCGGCGCCGCGGTCGGCATCGCCGTCGCCGGCGGGCTGGTGGCGGGCGTCCCCCCGGCCGGGCTGGCGCACGCGTCCCGGCCGGGCTGGTTCGTGGTCGCCGCCTGCGGCGCGCTGTTGTTCCTCGTGGCCCGCGCCTCACGGCAGGCGCCGGGGGTCACCGCCCCGCGGGACGGCCGTACGCGGGGTGCCGTCTGA
- a CDS encoding rhodanese-like domain-containing protein has translation MTGIDRHLADVRAGLDRLGPHDALRAVREEGALLVDTRPEATRRAEGTVPGALLIERNHLEWRCDPASEGALPQAARTDVRWIVFCDEGYASSLAAASLRTIGLSRATDLAGGFRAWRAAGLPVTPPAADAGADAG, from the coding sequence GTGACCGGGATCGACCGCCACCTCGCCGACGTCCGCGCGGGCCTCGACCGCCTCGGCCCGCACGACGCCCTGCGCGCCGTACGGGAGGAGGGCGCGCTGCTCGTCGACACCCGGCCCGAGGCCACCCGCCGCGCCGAGGGAACCGTTCCGGGCGCCCTCCTCATCGAGCGCAACCATCTGGAGTGGCGGTGCGACCCCGCCTCCGAGGGCGCGCTCCCACAGGCCGCGCGGACCGACGTCCGCTGGATCGTCTTCTGCGACGAGGGGTACGCCTCGTCGCTCGCCGCGGCCTCGCTGCGCACCATCGGGCTCTCCCGCGCCACGGACCTCGCGGGCGGGTTCCGCGCCTGGCGGGCGGCGGGCCTGCCGGTCACGCCGCCCGCCGCGGACGCGGGCGCGGATGCCGGCTGA
- a CDS encoding cysteine dioxygenase — translation MSVVPSPALLGPARLAGLAASFAARRDLWLPAVRFTHPDRHYTRLERADTHEVWLLTWLPGQGTEIHGHGGSSGAFTVVRGELTERVFPPSSHPSHPVPRRLGAGATRSFGPRHVHSVVNGGASPAVSVHAYAPALATMTYYRRLPDGRLVTDRIEGVDA, via the coding sequence ATGTCCGTCGTGCCTTCCCCCGCCCTGCTCGGACCCGCCCGCCTCGCCGGGCTCGCCGCGTCGTTCGCCGCGCGCCGCGACCTGTGGCTGCCGGCCGTCCGCTTCACCCACCCCGACCGCCACTACACCCGCCTCGAACGCGCCGACACCCACGAGGTGTGGCTGCTGACCTGGCTGCCGGGCCAGGGCACGGAGATCCACGGCCACGGTGGCTCCAGCGGCGCCTTCACCGTGGTGCGCGGCGAACTGACCGAACGGGTCTTCCCGCCGTCCTCGCACCCCTCGCACCCCGTGCCGCGGCGGCTCGGCGCGGGCGCGACGCGCTCCTTCGGCCCGCGCCACGTCCACAGCGTGGTCAACGGCGGCGCGTCGCCCGCCGTCAGCGTCCACGCCTACGCGCCCGCGCTGGCCACCATGACGTACTACCGCCGGCTGCCCGACGGGCGGCTGGTGACCGACCGCATCGAAGGAGTGGACGCGTGA
- the bdeA gene encoding bis(hydroxyethyl) terephthalate hydrolase, with protein MHTLPPTGHRIRRSLGAALASFAVVAGIGFGPAPGAHAADNPYERGPAPTNASIEAVRGHYAVSQSTVSSLSVTGFGGGTIYYPTTTADGTFGAVAISPGYTGTQSSIAWLGPRLASQGFVVFTIDTLTTVDQPDSRGRQLLAALDHLTRVSPLRTRVDSTRLGVMGHSMGGGGSLEAAKSRPSLRAAVPLTPWNLDKTWPELRTPTLIVGADGDSIAPVSSHSEPFYESLPSALDRAYLELNGASHFAPNSSNTTIAKYSVSWLKRFIDDDTRYEQFLCPLPRPSLTIEEYRGNCPHTS; from the coding sequence GTGCACACGCTCCCCCCCACCGGGCACCGGATCCGCCGTTCGCTCGGCGCCGCCCTCGCGTCGTTCGCCGTCGTCGCCGGAATCGGCTTCGGCCCCGCGCCCGGCGCCCACGCCGCGGACAACCCGTACGAGCGCGGCCCCGCGCCCACCAACGCCAGCATCGAGGCGGTGCGCGGCCACTACGCCGTGTCCCAGTCGACCGTCTCCTCGCTCTCCGTCACCGGCTTCGGCGGCGGGACGATCTACTACCCGACCACGACCGCCGACGGCACGTTCGGGGCGGTCGCCATCTCCCCCGGCTACACCGGCACCCAGTCGTCGATAGCGTGGCTCGGCCCCCGCCTCGCCTCGCAGGGGTTCGTCGTGTTCACCATCGACACCCTCACCACGGTCGACCAGCCGGACAGTCGGGGCCGCCAGCTGCTCGCCGCGCTGGACCACCTCACGCGCGTCAGCCCGCTGCGCACGCGGGTCGACAGCACCCGCCTCGGCGTGATGGGGCACTCCATGGGCGGCGGCGGCAGCCTGGAGGCGGCCAAGAGCAGGCCGTCGCTCCGCGCCGCGGTCCCCCTGACGCCGTGGAACCTGGACAAGACCTGGCCGGAGCTCAGGACGCCGACGCTGATCGTCGGAGCCGACGGGGACAGCATCGCCCCCGTCTCCAGCCACTCCGAGCCGTTCTACGAGAGCCTGCCGTCCGCCCTGGACCGGGCGTACCTGGAGCTGAACGGGGCGTCGCACTTCGCGCCGAACTCGTCGAACACGACGATCGCCAAGTACAGCGTCTCGTGGCTGAAGCGGTTCATCGACGACGACACCCGGTACGAGCAGTTCCTGTGCCCGCTGCCGCGGCCGAGCCTCACCATCGAGGAGTACCGGGGCAACTGCCCGCACACCTCCTGA